A window of Polyodon spathula isolate WHYD16114869_AA chromosome 22, ASM1765450v1, whole genome shotgun sequence contains these coding sequences:
- the LOC121297474 gene encoding amyloid-beta A4 precursor protein-binding family B member 3-like isoform X2, which produces MLGKDYMLAIILVNYDDNIWNDQNLEPDSDLPSGWRTIRDSTGTYYWHIPTGTTQWQHPAYSSEGDQAAVSGITTTDQKRWSSRGRQIESPLTSISDRSSLPWQEEEYFGANSDPDSKCFAVRSLGWVEIPEEDLTPGKSSLAINNCIQQLSHSKCEDRDAMGAWGEGQDMVMILKKDTLSLVDPVDHSLIHCQPIIHIRVWGVGCNNGRDFAFVASDKDTCMLKCHVFHCDVPAKAIATELHEMCSKIMAERATTHSSMPRSLTMESISPEDLPLQVTFLDAVRQSVQKFQVLYIGQLPVPKAMGIEVLNRAIENVMNSGDRDEWEPMALHVSDTILSLWKGEDGDDPFWECQVRYLTFLGVGQDTHTFAVIVDMGRQRFECHVFWCEPDAGHVSETVQAACMVQYQKCLVARTPPLRSKISRSGAKIKRVASMDSSAFNPSRRGNSPPKFGTSTMKKGLLAFFETFRNKQPAVQMP; this is translated from the exons ATGCTAGGGAAAGACTACATGCTGGCTATCATCCTAGTCAACTATGATG ATAACATTTGGAATGACCAGAACCTGGAGCCGGACTCAGATCTCCCCTCTGGATGGAGGACTATCCGGGACAGCACAGGGACCTATTACTGGCACATACCCACAGGCACCACGCAGTGGCAGCACCCTGCTTACAGCTCCGAGGGGGACCAGGCTGCAGTGAGTGGGATCACCACCACTGACCAAAAG AGGTGGAGTTCCAGAGGCAGGCAGATTGAGAGTCCGCTGACCTCAATAAGCGACAG GAGCTCACTTCCCTGGCAAGAGGAGGAGTATTTTGGGGCCAACAGTGACCCCGACTCCAAG TGTTTTGCGGTGCGCTCGCTGGGCTGGGTGGAGATCCCAGAGGAGGACCTGACTCCTGGGAAGAGCAGCCTCGCCATCAATAACTGTATCCAGCAGCTGTCCCACAGCAAGTGTGAGGACCGGGATGCCATGGGGGCCTGGGGAGAG GGTCAGGACATGGTGATGATTCTCAAGAAGGACACCCTCAGCCTGGTCGACCCAGTGGACCACAGCCTCATCCACTGCCAGCCAATCATCCATATCCGAGTGTGGGGCGTGGGCTGCAACAATGGCAG AGACTTTGCCTTTGTCGCTAGTGACAAAGACACCTGCATGCTGAAGTGCCATGTCTTCCACTGTGACGTCCCTGCAAAGGCCATCGCCACAGAGCTCCATGAGATGTGCTCAAAG ataATGGCAGAACGAGCAACAACGCACTCCTCGATGCCCCGGTCTCTGACAATGGAGAGCATCTCGCCTGAAGATTTACCCCTACAAG TCACTTTCCTGGATGCGGTGAGACAGAGTGTTCAGAAGTTTCAAGTGCTGTACATTGGACAACTACCTGTCCCCAAGGCTATGG GGATTGAAGTGCTGAACAGAGCGATTGAGAATGTCATGAATTCAGGAGATAGAGATGAATGGGAGCCCATGGCACTCCATGTGTCCGACACCATCTTGTCCCTGTGGAAAGGGGAG GACGGGGATGACCCGTTTTGGGAATGCCAGGTGCGCTACCTGACCTTCCTGGGGGTGGGGCAAGACACTCACACGTTTGCTGTGATCGTGGACATGGGACGACAGCGATTCGAGTGCCACGTGTTCTGGTGTGAGCCTGATGCTGGCCACGTCTCAGAGACTGTGCAGGCCGCTTGCATG GTGCAGTACCAGAAATGTTTGGTGGCCAGAACCCCGCCGTTAAGGTCCAAGATTTCTCGCTCCGGGGCCAAAATTAAGCGAGTGGCCTCCATGGACAGCTCCGCCTTCAATCCCAGTCGCCGCGGTAACTCCCCTCCCAAATTCGGGACCTCCACCATGAAAAAAGGGTTGCTGGCCTTCTTCGAGACCTTCAGAAACAAACAGCCAGCAGTGCAGATGCCCTAG
- the LOC121297474 gene encoding amyloid-beta A4 precursor protein-binding family B member 3-like isoform X1, whose protein sequence is MLGKDYMLAIILVNYDDNIWNDQNLEPDSDLPSGWRTIRDSTGTYYWHIPTGTTQWQHPAYSSEGDQAAVSGITTTDQKRWSSRGRQIESPLTSISDRSSLPWQEEEYFGANSDPDSKCFAVRSLGWVEIPEEDLTPGKSSLAINNCIQQLSHSKCEDRDAMGAWGEGQDMVMILKKDTLSLVDPVDHSLIHCQPIIHIRVWGVGCNNGRDRDFAFVASDKDTCMLKCHVFHCDVPAKAIATELHEMCSKIMAERATTHSSMPRSLTMESISPEDLPLQVTFLDAVRQSVQKFQVLYIGQLPVPKAMGIEVLNRAIENVMNSGDRDEWEPMALHVSDTILSLWKGEDGDDPFWECQVRYLTFLGVGQDTHTFAVIVDMGRQRFECHVFWCEPDAGHVSETVQAACMVQYQKCLVARTPPLRSKISRSGAKIKRVASMDSSAFNPSRRGNSPPKFGTSTMKKGLLAFFETFRNKQPAVQMP, encoded by the exons ATGCTAGGGAAAGACTACATGCTGGCTATCATCCTAGTCAACTATGATG ATAACATTTGGAATGACCAGAACCTGGAGCCGGACTCAGATCTCCCCTCTGGATGGAGGACTATCCGGGACAGCACAGGGACCTATTACTGGCACATACCCACAGGCACCACGCAGTGGCAGCACCCTGCTTACAGCTCCGAGGGGGACCAGGCTGCAGTGAGTGGGATCACCACCACTGACCAAAAG AGGTGGAGTTCCAGAGGCAGGCAGATTGAGAGTCCGCTGACCTCAATAAGCGACAG GAGCTCACTTCCCTGGCAAGAGGAGGAGTATTTTGGGGCCAACAGTGACCCCGACTCCAAG TGTTTTGCGGTGCGCTCGCTGGGCTGGGTGGAGATCCCAGAGGAGGACCTGACTCCTGGGAAGAGCAGCCTCGCCATCAATAACTGTATCCAGCAGCTGTCCCACAGCAAGTGTGAGGACCGGGATGCCATGGGGGCCTGGGGAGAG GGTCAGGACATGGTGATGATTCTCAAGAAGGACACCCTCAGCCTGGTCGACCCAGTGGACCACAGCCTCATCCACTGCCAGCCAATCATCCATATCCGAGTGTGGGGCGTGGGCTGCAACAATGGCAG AGACAG AGACTTTGCCTTTGTCGCTAGTGACAAAGACACCTGCATGCTGAAGTGCCATGTCTTCCACTGTGACGTCCCTGCAAAGGCCATCGCCACAGAGCTCCATGAGATGTGCTCAAAG ataATGGCAGAACGAGCAACAACGCACTCCTCGATGCCCCGGTCTCTGACAATGGAGAGCATCTCGCCTGAAGATTTACCCCTACAAG TCACTTTCCTGGATGCGGTGAGACAGAGTGTTCAGAAGTTTCAAGTGCTGTACATTGGACAACTACCTGTCCCCAAGGCTATGG GGATTGAAGTGCTGAACAGAGCGATTGAGAATGTCATGAATTCAGGAGATAGAGATGAATGGGAGCCCATGGCACTCCATGTGTCCGACACCATCTTGTCCCTGTGGAAAGGGGAG GACGGGGATGACCCGTTTTGGGAATGCCAGGTGCGCTACCTGACCTTCCTGGGGGTGGGGCAAGACACTCACACGTTTGCTGTGATCGTGGACATGGGACGACAGCGATTCGAGTGCCACGTGTTCTGGTGTGAGCCTGATGCTGGCCACGTCTCAGAGACTGTGCAGGCCGCTTGCATG GTGCAGTACCAGAAATGTTTGGTGGCCAGAACCCCGCCGTTAAGGTCCAAGATTTCTCGCTCCGGGGCCAAAATTAAGCGAGTGGCCTCCATGGACAGCTCCGCCTTCAATCCCAGTCGCCGCGGTAACTCCCCTCCCAAATTCGGGACCTCCACCATGAAAAAAGGGTTGCTGGCCTTCTTCGAGACCTTCAGAAACAAACAGCCAGCAGTGCAGATGCCCTAG